From the Jilunia laotingensis genome, the window AATGATTTGTCCGAACAGGACGTACGGACTGTTACAATATATGTAATGTCCCTTTACATATATTCATAGAGGGCATTACATATATTGGTATTTCCTTTACAAAATTACTTTAAGGCATTTAGTATTTCCGGCATCATAGTCCAAATAGTGTTCTCATCCTGTGCGGTGTAGAAATTTCCGTCTACTTGTGATTCGGCATCTGTAGCTTCGCCATTCTGAATAGCCGGTTTGGCAAGTGGATGCACTGCCAGTTTTTTACCTTTTGTGATTCCTGCAAAATCGAATAACATGGCTCCGGCACAATGTCCGATCATGATTTTTCCTTTTTCTCCGAATGTCTTGATTACTTCCATCAGATCAAGGTTGTATTGCTTGCCGGCATTATCCTTAAATACCGGAACGGCATCTCCACATGCAAAAACAAGGGCATCGTAGTCATCCACATGACCTTTCAGGTTCGCAATTACATCATCTGCGAGCAGTGTAATGCCTGAATTTGTTTTGATTTCTTTTGTTTCAGCCACTGCAAATACTTTGTAAGGGATATGATTTTCGAAAAATGCTTCCAAATATTGGAACAAACCGCATCCGTTAACAGGATTGACAGCTAAAACAGCTACTTTCTTTGCCATAACTTTAATTATTAAATGAAACAATAGTTATTATTAGTAAGTTTATTACTTTTGTATCGGCAAATATAGATTAGTTGATTTATATAAACAAGAACGTACCTCGGAATAAGGAACTTACGTGGAAGTAACCATTGCTGAGAGTCAACAGAATAGTAAAGCTTAAAAAATGAAAAATTTTCATCCTACAGGAAATTGTCCCGTCAGGGATGTGTTGAGCAGGCTTGGTGATAAGTGGTCAATGCTTGTACTCATTACGTTGAATGCAAATGGAACCATGCGTTTTAGTGATATACATAAATGCATTGAAGATATATCACAGCGCATGTTGGCCGTTACTCTGCGTATACTTGAAACAGACGGCTTAGTGGAAAGAAAGGCTTATGCGGAAGTTCCTCCGCGCGTGGAATATCATCTGACAGAGATAGGGCAGAGCCTCATACCGCATATTGAAGCGCTTGTCGGATGGGCTTTGGAGAATATGCAGGTTATTTTAAAGAATAGAGATGCGAGTTGACATGTGTTTGGTGTCGGGCGAACGTTGCCTTTTAGCTTTTGACTGTGCGCTGTTGGTTCCGATGGAATCGCGTTTTTGGACTTCTTGTTGCTTTTCTTGTTCTTTTTCCAATTTCCTTTTCAAGTTTTTAAGTTTCCATTTATTCCAGAAAAGTAAGTCGTTCCATTTGTTGAAATCTTTTTTGAAGAGGATACCGATGCCTTGGGTCGTTAGGTTCGTCTTTGTGTAATACCGGTCGTTGGTTTCGTTATAAGCCTTAAGACGTACGTCCCCTGAACGTGTCAGTAACCATTCTGCTTCGAAATCTCCTACAAAGTTGGTATTTGCCATCGGGTTGTCCCTATATCCGAAATTACCATTGATCAAAAGTCGGTTATTGAGCAACTGACCGGATAGTATGCCTTCTACTTCCATATCAGTCCAACCTTTTTCACCCGTACTGAGATTGGTACCGATATTCCAGTTATTGTTGTCGATGATTTGTGATAACATATTGTTCAGTTGTCCGGAGAGGGTAGATGACAATACGGAAGACATCATATCGGAGCTTTGACGTTCTCCGGTATTGTTTTCCATATAAAACTTTCCGATACCCAACAAATAAAGTATCTGCATGTTCATCTGCTCGTCCGTGCTGATATAATTTCGTACCAATGCCTGGACTTCGTCCCGTTCGTTAGGCAGTTCAATGCCTAGTTTTATGGTTGGACGGAGCAGGATACCGGAAAGGTTCATCATACAGTTTACCCGTACATTAGGTTGTTGGACAATCGTCGAAGCATCGGGAATCAAATCGTTCAATGAAGCTGAAGGCACTGTATAAGAAGCTTGTATGTCCAAGGTAGCATCTAGCGGAGGCCCGTTGAAAGTGATGGTACTTCCGTCTTTGATGATAAAATCCTTACGGATCACTTCCTGCAAGCTGAATTTATAGATACCTTGTTGGATTCGGTAATTTCCGAACATCTTGACATCTCCTTTGTTATAGAATTCCGTACGGATGTTTCCCGACCCGCGCCCGCTGATATAATCACCAGCTATGGGATCCATGATGATCTTCATCGTTGCATCCGGGGTTGCATCTACCAGTAGATTTAGGCGGATGTCTGTTTTCGATTCTTTTTCTTCTTCTTTTTGCCGGGCTTGCTCATAATAGGATAATATTTGTACCGAGTCTTGTATGATACGCCGGGGAGTTTTATCGACAAACCTGATAAACTGATTGTTGGTTGCTTGAGCTACCGCACCGATACTATATGTAAAACTCG encodes:
- a CDS encoding DJ-1/PfpI family protein; amino-acid sequence: MAKKVAVLAVNPVNGCGLFQYLEAFFENHIPYKVFAVAETKEIKTNSGITLLADDVIANLKGHVDDYDALVFACGDAVPVFKDNAGKQYNLDLMEVIKTFGEKGKIMIGHCAGAMLFDFAGITKGKKLAVHPLAKPAIQNGEATDAESQVDGNFYTAQDENTIWTMMPEILNALK
- a CDS encoding winged helix-turn-helix transcriptional regulator; this encodes MKNFHPTGNCPVRDVLSRLGDKWSMLVLITLNANGTMRFSDIHKCIEDISQRMLAVTLRILETDGLVERKAYAEVPPRVEYHLTEIGQSLIPHIEALVGWALENMQVILKNRDAS